CGTACCATCaccgtcctcacgatgctgctcctatagcaaaagccgtctccaggttgcatccaacacacacgcgcatacatacgctgctacacacacacgcacgcacacacacatacacacaattacccacacattcatgcctgcacactgacacaaacacatatgcctacacacacatacacatacccccccccacacacacatacacacattcatatacacaactacccacacacttatgccagcacacagacaaacacacatgaatacacacacatacacatacccctacacacaaacacacatacccccacacacaaacacacatacccccacacacaaacacacacgcctacatacacacacttgtgattgcgaaaaacataatttgaattcaagatgtcaaaattcaaattattattttttttttcttatagcgTACGTCGTACAGTGGTGCGATCTGTAGTATTGCAAAGTGAGGGAACCATTTCTGAACGTTTTTGCTCAAACGGAACTCTTGCAGGTGCAGTGGTGCTGTGCCAGGACATGCGGGGGCCGGATCTAGAGGTCACCTTGGCCGGACTCGGAGGTCTCCGCCTGAAGAAGTTGGAACTGAGGCGGGTGAACGCGTCCTCTCTCTGGGGGCCCTTCCGGGGGTGGCTGGCGGGGGACCTGGTGCTCGAGGGGGTGAGGGTGGAAGACGACTCCATGAGACGCGGGAGACACCTGTTTCGGGGCCTGGAGAGCGCCCTCAACAGCCTGGAGATGAGGAAGATGGAGATCTCGAGCCTCCAGCTGGACCATCTGACGCACCTCGTGGTAATTAGTTTGTTTCTCCTTTTTCATGAGGCTACTTTTggcgagccgacgcatcagcttaagatcggCCATTTTGGATCGGCGCTCGTGTTTGAGTGTTTGtattttctggcgagttatcgcgtttgatgatttttcactgcgagcactTATTAGCGGCACGCGAATTGTTTTGGTCgatttggcaaaacccgaaactttgctgtggtaacccaaagCTGGGCAACTATGAAAAACCCAATCCAAAATGGCTATACATcggcttaagtttagccatttggGACCGGATATTTGCTCAGCGTGGATTACCACGGCAAtgtttcgggttttgccaaaaaaatactattttatttaataaacaattcacgtgtcgctaataatcgctcgcatgATCGAAAACATGAAgtgcctttcttttttttttttcttcattttggctGATTTTCAATCAAGACGTTCAGTCGTTTTCATTTTCGCTGTCGACGTCACGAGCGAACAAGTCGCTAGGGTTTCCATATCAAAATTTCAGGACATTGCCAAACTTCGCCAGATGAATATTTTACTTAACTAACTATTCACGTTCCGCTAACAAATGCTTCGTTAGCGTCATCGATAAATCTTACTATATGATAGAAATAGAAATCTAACGTTgatgtcgcaaaaaaaaaaagaagtgttgaAACGCTATCGGTGACTTAGAAAAATCGgactgaatccccccccccccctttttccggTCAATTCACGAGAGCGGCAGTGAGAGCTGCAATAATGGTTACAGTCACAAGGAAACAGATCCAATAGTTATACATAAACCTTCTGACACATCCAACTGTTAGAGCTGtgatttttgcgtatttggatgaacagtaaaacctgtaaagttggttacccttgtaagttgaccacctgtctaagttggccGCCGTTTTCAAGCACAGAATTAGCCTTtatcgtataaatcaacctctataagttgaccaatAAAGTATATTGCACcactagtggtcaacttacacaggcttcactgtATATACTACGTGTTTTAAAACGTTGTGTTTACGGTGCTTGATGATATTTGCCCAATTTCTACACATAATTTAGCAACGAACTTCTTGTGCATATCCGTCAACGAATTTCTTGTGCCTTCGCAAAAACTGTGTCATCATTAAAACAATTTCTTGGAAATGACGGACTCGTAACAATATGATACGTTAAGAATTGGGagcgttttaagtttttttttttttataaatcttaatatataaaaatcaatgtcctgagataacatatatatatatatatatatatatatcaacgcacaaccgaaaccgctgaagcttcagacttgaaattcgGCAGGCAtttccgcatgattacaaaagtaaccactaagaaaggatttttcgaaatctcaattagttcgtgagaaattaattaaaacctcttaatttctacAAAAtcaaaacctgtcattgaattcaaatcccttattttcgaaggctttcctccattcaaatcattattcagtacttcatctcaacttttggtcgatagcgaattttgaatttgatattgtttttgtttctcacgtgattcttcgaggaaGGGTGAACATAGGTGTATCAAAATGTGGATGGCccgtgtttgcaaagataatcaatactttaaaaggatcgttaataacagttaaagatcggttaaggacaagggcatatatataaggagtccaggggctccgggatcctcccaaaattagaaaaagttataggtaataagtaattattataggggattttcgaaactaggtgcaccaagcactgttaacccctgctaattccattacccgagcaatgccgggtacgggaatgctagtagcTTATAAGCGCTGTAGGCTGAATACAGATTGCAATGGACAGAAAAGCAGGTCGACAATACGATTACACAGATCGCAGATAATACCTAATAAGATAGTTGCCGATAAGTTTTACTGGATGTAACCCATTTCTAGGTGAAACATTGAACTTTGTTGCAGGTGTTGATTCTGGAAGACAACTCGATACCTTCGGTGGACAACGATTGGTTCACGACGGGCCCCAGGTCCTTGTCGAACCTGTACCTGGCCCGAAATGGCATCGCCGACCTCGGCAACGGGGCGTTCTCGGCCCTGGTCGGACTCAGACACCTGGACCTGTCCAGGAACGAGATCCGGATCATCACCAGATCCATGCTCCCGGACCAGGACAGCAGGCTATCTACGCTGGACCTATCGTGAGTTTGTTGTCTCTCTCGGATGGCACGAAATTTCCTTCCGATCGGAGAAATGCTCCGAGTGAACATGCCCTCAAATGGAAGGAATTTCTAATAGCATTAATTTCGACACATTATCGTTTATGTTACTTCGTCTTTCAATGGCTACATTTTTCTAGTGACTACATGccaaatacagtcgactctcaaTGAAAAAACTTGGTTaccttttcatgcatgtttgtttggtttatttttatgatctgaacctaaattttaactaaaaataaaagttaatattaaaaaatatatattttcgctcaaaattttgtcatta
The Uloborus diversus isolate 005 unplaced genomic scaffold, Udiv.v.3.1 scaffold_411, whole genome shotgun sequence genome window above contains:
- the LOC129233434 gene encoding insulin-like growth factor-binding protein complex acid labile subunit, producing the protein MDSVYIPLMHKYKGAVVLCQDMRGPDLEVTLAGLGGLRLKKLELRRVNASSLWGPFRGWLAGDLVLEGVRVEDDSMRRGRHLFRGLESALNSLEMRKMEISSLQLDHLTHLVVLILEDNSIPSVDNDWFTTGPRSLSNLYLARNGIADLGNGAFSALVGLRHLDLSRNEIRIITRSMLPDQDSRLSTLDLSRNLLRDLPDDLFSGMPFIREVDVSGNVLQTMREDIWMPVFNHLEKMNLDGLPSL